TAAATTTTTTTGTAACTACTTATCATTTAAAGCAACAACACCTGGAAGTTGTTTCCCTTCCATAAACTCAAGGGAAGCCCCTCCGCCGGTAGAGATGTGGCTCATTTTATCAGCAAGGCCAAATTTTTCAACCGCCGCCGGCGAATCGCCGCCGCCGATCACCGAATATGTATCATTTGCTTCAGCAAGGGCTCTTGCTACAGCTCTTGTTCCTTCTGCAAACTTGTCAATCTCAAATACTCCCATTGGACCGTTCCAAATGACAAGTTTCGACTTTTGTATAACGTCTTTGTAAATTTCTCTCGTTTTAGGACCGATATCAAGCGCTTCCCAGTCTGAAGGAATTTCTTCAATCGACACCACTTTTGTATTCGCATCTGCTGAAAAATCGTCAGCGACGATCGCATCTACAGGCATATAGAACTTGACGCCCTTTTGCTCTGCTTTTTCCATAAACGATTTTGCAAGCTCAATTTTGTCTTCTTCCAACAGCGATTTTCCAATCTCATGCCCCTTTGCTTTTACAAATGTGTAAGCTAAACCGCCGCCGATAATAAGGTTATCTACTTTTTCCAACAAGTTTTCAATAACGCCGATTTTATCTTTTACCTTTGCACCGCCAATGATAGCTGTAAATGGACGATCTGGATTCGAAAGTGCTTTCCCAAGGACTTCAATCTCTTTTTCCATTAGAAATCCGGAAACAGCAGGCAGATAATGAGCAATTCCTTCTGTTGAAGCATGGGCTCGGTGCGCAGCTCCGAACGCGTCATTTACATACACATCTGCCAATTCCGCAAAAGCTTTGGCAAGTTCCGGATCATTTTTCTCTTCGCCCGGATAGAATCGAACGTTTTCCAGTAAAAGTACATCGCCCTCGTTCATGCTGTCAATCACAGATTTTACTGTGTCACCGTAAGCCTCATCTGTTTTCTTCACTTCTTTTTCAAGCAATTCTGACAATCGTTTGGCTACAGGTGTTAAACGCATTTCTTCGTTTACCTTGCCTTTTGGACGGCCAAGATGGGAAGCTAAAATGACTTTTGCTCCTTGCTCGATTAAATATTGAATCGTTGGCAAAGCAGCACGGATTCTCGTTTCATCTGTTATTTGCCCATCTTTCATCGGCACGTTAAAATCAACTCGGCAAAACACTCGTTTTCCTTTTACGTCCACATCTTTTATGGACTTTTTG
The window above is part of the Bacillus methanolicus genome. Proteins encoded here:
- a CDS encoding phosphoglycerate kinase; translated protein: MNKKSIKDVDVKGKRVFCRVDFNVPMKDGQITDETRIRAALPTIQYLIEQGAKVILASHLGRPKGKVNEEMRLTPVAKRLSELLEKEVKKTDEAYGDTVKSVIDSMNEGDVLLLENVRFYPGEEKNDPELAKAFAELADVYVNDAFGAAHRAHASTEGIAHYLPAVSGFLMEKEIEVLGKALSNPDRPFTAIIGGAKVKDKIGVIENLLEKVDNLIIGGGLAYTFVKAKGHEIGKSLLEEDKIELAKSFMEKAEQKGVKFYMPVDAIVADDFSADANTKVVSIEEIPSDWEALDIGPKTREIYKDVIQKSKLVIWNGPMGVFEIDKFAEGTRAVARALAEANDTYSVIGGGDSPAAVEKFGLADKMSHISTGGGASLEFMEGKQLPGVVALNDK